TCAGATGAACAGTATGTAGCATGGAACTCAGCCAATATAACGTATTAATACCAGTTGAGAAGGAGACTGATGGGTAAAACCTGCCCGTACCTGAGGACGAGGTAGCAGCTTTTCCACAGCTCTTTGCCCAGGTAGGTGGTTCCAGCTCTGTAATGCACAATCCCCTCCTTGGCACTGGAAGGTAATCTAGAGCTTGGTGGGACACCCTGGGGTGACAAAGTCATGTCCATAGGATCCTCCCAGTGGACCAGTGAATACAGTTGGATAGACACTTCATAAACCTAAAGAAACAAGCAAATATTGGTTTACCACTGCTTTATAAGTCAGCATAAGAATAGAGTGAAAAAGGGAACCTTTTAGGAATGAGTGAAAAGCTGGGACTCTCAACCTTTTTAGAATTACAAAGACTAAGATATTATGACTACATGCAACTTCCCGCAGTCATGGGACTCAAACACAGGTGTCATTTACAGGAGAGGATTAAAGGATTATACTTCATGCGTAAGCTATAAGCTTTGCCAGCCTTCTTTCTGTAAAGAACAAACCTGTGATGAACTGTGTGTGACGTTTAACATGTCTTTACCTCACAGTGAGATTCCTGGGAGATAAACTTAGTGAGTGCAAGTTTTTCCATGGTGGCGTCAGTCAGCACGGAGGGATACGGAGGCTCACGACAACCCTTGACCATGGCTGACTTGAGAATAGACAGGAACCAGCTGAAAGCAAAGGAGAAGGAAGGATTGGATGAAAAAAGCATGCAGTTTGAGATGTGTCCTGTCTAGTTTTGTAACGTAAATATTCCTGTGTAGAAATGGCATTTAAATAGTGATTTAACAACCTCATGAAGTTTCATAGTCAAAGGTTGATATTTTGATTGGTTGCCAAGCTTCAAGAGGGTGGGTCTTCCTCTACCATGCCAGATGACAgggcagaggaagaagagaggagagtggTGGCTGCTGATAGCATAAATCTTGTTGAGACTGTGATGGACCCTGAATGATAACCCTCATCCCCAAAGcattttggtttagtttctgtctgtgtctattTGTCAACTTAAATGAACCGAAACCAACTGAGCTCAGTGTGGGTGTAGTGACAACAAGTGGACCAGAGCAGACTGGCACAGACACAGAGATACaggcacactcacacagtcagcGAGGCATCAGCTGTGTCCAAAAGGAATTTTCTTCGTCTGTTGGTGCAAACAACTGTCACTGTCTGTTGGTCGAGGCCCACCTAAAGGAAAACAGCATTACAATTCATTATTAGACATAAAACTAACTTCACACTCCATCGTCTCACATGACACCTTATGCTTGAGTCTACAGTGTTTGTGAGGAGGATTATACAGACACTGTGTTTGTAACATCAACAAACTTTGAAAGATTCCTTCAGATAACCGTAAGAAGACAACATGAAACTGAGAGtaaaaacacatgcatgtaaAATAATAGCAGCCTAACCCATGgacaaatgagagaaaatagcAAATCCTTGCTGTACTTACTGAAAGATAGTCCAGCTCATTATAGGAAACAGCGTCTTCTACTGTGTAAGGCTTCTCTGCTGCACctgtggagaaaaacaaaaatacaaccaAGACATGCAATGAGTACATGTCGAAATTAGGTATTTTCTGCCTGCAAAATAACCTTATTAAGAATTGTTCCCACTTGCTAGACCATTGTGTAGATCATATGGGACTAATGTAGCACAATTGCAGTGGTAGAAACTTTCATCTAACTGATTTGACACAGTGGTCACACATCTCACAATTCATCTCAGATTTGAAAGGATCTTTAAGAAATAGAAACTCTTGGAGTTGCTAGTACAGAAGGACACAATCAGTTTCCAAAGTCATGGTCAATTTAAGATATCAAGGCTTGTTTcctctgtgtaaaaatgtattgtgaCTACTGATACTCAAATCAGTATGTCCAAACATATGACTTGCACTGTTTCACCCTTTTAACACTCTTGACTTGGTTATTTCTAAAGGCCTTGATGTAACTCCAAAGTGCACTCTGGATGTTGGGATTTCAGatcactttttaaagttttttttcaatgttgCTTATAAGCTAAAACATGTTGATGGATTAGAATTTGTCAAAAGATACTCCATTTGTGCAGACACATCTGGTCACATTCTGATTTTAATTTGCTTTCCTTGTCATTGTGTGAAAATATGGTCAATAATTTAAACTTGTCAGTAACACAAATTATGGATGACACTACGCCTATAAAAACTAAGTTTATTTCTGGTAAAAGAAAAGCACCTTGGAGGAATGTGGAGAGAGCGAGggcactaaaaaaaaacctgccacAGATCTGAGTGCGTAAGTGGCGTAAGACCAAATTGCAGGTTGATTATAATATCTATAAAAACCTCagtaaatataacaaataaatgaaaaaatctaGACTCTCAAACAAATACCTGCTGAGCTCCACTCTTCAGAGAAatgcaatgaatttgcctcatgcttaaaatataaaatttccAATATTAGGAGTAATAATGTGGCTTCCTCTGCTGATGAGTGTGACCTCTCTTCTTCCACAGTCTTAACTCAGTTCCATGTTGACCACACTCTGTCCAACTTCCCTCCCATTCAACGTAGTGAAATACAAGAAGTGGTGCAGCAGTTAAGTTCTGCAATATATGCTCTTGACCCAATGCTTACTAAGTTGTTCAACaatgttttcagctgtttgGTAGATGATGTTCTTGATATTGCTCATGCCTGCCTACTCTCTGGACTCTTTCCGACAGGTCTCAAACATGCTATTATAACACCATTGTTGAAAAAGAGTAATCTCGATCTACGTGTTTTTGAGAACTACAGACCAGTCTCTCACCTTCCAATCCTGGTAAAAATTCTTGAAAGGTTGTATACAAACAATTACATATGTATCTGTCATCTAACAATTTGTTTGATGTTTACCAGTCTGGTTTCAGTACAGAAACTGCCCTGGTCCATGTTGTTAATGATCCTAAAATTAGCTCTGACAACCATAAAGTTTCTATTCTTGTACTTGTTGACGTCAGTGCAGCCTTCGACACAGCTGACTATATAATTCTTCTTCAGTGCCTTGGACACTGACCAGCCAACCAGCTATTCAAAGTCTCTCTCCTTAGAGGCACAGTTCCTAATTGGCTTTCATTACATGTGTATTCTATATGGAGTCCCTCAAGGGTCAATTCTTGGCCCACTacagtttatttgtatatgCTCCCACTTGGGTCCATCATTCAGGAATACAATAATTCATATCTCTCCTATGCTGATGTAACACAGTTATACATATCTAATTCTGCCAACAACCCAAGCTCTTTTACAGCTAAATGAGGACAAAAAACAGATTCTTTTAGCAGGTTTCAAGGCTTTGAGGCACTGGATTCACTCTTTGTTAACTCTCGTCACTAAAACCCTGTAAGCACGCAAAGAGTGTGGGGGAGATTTTAGACGCTGATCTTAACTTCCAGAGGCACATATCTACTATCATCAAGACTGCATTTTATCAGCTCAGAAATATATCTTCCTGTATATATGCTTCCTGTCACAGTCAGACTCTGAAAAGCtgaatcatgattttttttttctaatagactatattactgtaatgcactttttgCCAGACTAACAGAGCAGGTGTTattaactaaaactaaaacgTTTGAACACATCGCTCCTATTTTATCTTCTCTTCACTGTCTTGACCCAGTAAAACAaagaatagattttaaaatacttcttattgtttttaaatctatGAATGGCTTAGCTGCTACCTACGTTGTTGACATACTCACTGAGTACAAACCAGACAGATCCCTTAGATCATCAAGCAAAGGTCTCCTCACTATACCGAGAATACATTCTACATCAGTTTATGGTTCCTTCAGTCATTATGGTCCTACTCTCTGGGATTCTCTACTACATGAACTAAGGTCTGCTACAACagtgtcttcttttaaaagcagactaaaaGCATATCTttttttcacaagcttttaGTTAGGTTTAATGTATGTAGTTAACAGGTACAAGTTTTATTTTAGAATcagttttaatattattattcccttttttaaataataataatctatttttatcttattccctttttattGTAATACCTTCTTATCTTATATGTTCTTATCTaacatgtttttgtcatgtatgatcTTTGCTCACTATCCAAGATCAGCATGCCCTTATGTGTCCAATCTTCGAAAAACAACATTGATTTCTATGAAAACACTTGGTCCCCGTTTCTAAAATACCTTCAACGCCGATTCCTCTTTCTACAAATGGCCCCTAATATAAGTGTATGTGTAACTATTCTTTTCaacttgtattttttattttatttttctttatgctCTAACAAATCTACAAGAAGACGCAATGTGCAGTTTGTCCCATCGACCCTGTTTGTCTGGTTTTGTCTGTCTTGTCTCATCAtgtcttgtctgttttgttATGTCTTGTTTCTCATCctttatacataaacacatatatacaaagaatgatgtgtatttttttggtttgtttcagTGTTGCTTTGTTGTTCTGTACTTTGTATTGTATAATTCTgtattcaaaattaaaaaaaaaaaaagcctattttttgtcttcttttttatcTTGAAGCACACTGAGTCTACATCTGTcatatgaaatgtgctgtatgaATAAACTTGACTGGACTTGACTATAATGAAATGAAGTCAAAGCATGGTGTGTTGAGTTTGTAGCTACTGACCCTTCCTAAGCAGGTAGATGTAACAGTCAGTCAGCAGCAGGTAAAGGGGCTGCAGGTCGCCCTCCATATGGCCTGTACTCATCCTCGCCAtctgaaaacacaaagataaaTTGTGTCAAGTACTTGCAACCGACACACTCATAGTGCACTGTTCACTAGTGAGGCAACTGACAAAGCCTTGCAACACTTCCAACAAGCAATTGTTCCCAAACCACTTCTTCAGTGTCAAAACAAGTATGAGTCAATCAATACCTAAACTACCATTTTTCCTGGCTGAAAACTGAGTGAAAGAAGATTAGGCCAAGGAAAACACTATTAAACAAATACTTAGCACATACATTGAAGTTTTCTCCAAAGATCTAACTTTAGTAGTGTCACAATGAATAAAGAATAGCGCCTCAGTCGTTACCTTGAAGAGCTGCTCCTCATTCTCTCTGAATACATGGATCATGAGAAGAAGCAAGTGATTGTTATCCACCCTGAAATATGAAGAGTCAAGAAAATTAACCACACATTACAATTAGACAATATTACATCAACAAAAGACAAATTCTGTAGGAACTCCTTACTTAAACTCTGCAGGATGAGAACTTTCTGAGGGACTAAGCTTCTCTTCTTGTAGTTGTTCTTCTGCCTCCTCAGCAGTAAACTCATTCttgtctgtttcctctccttcttgTACTTCTTGCTCTCCGTTCTTCATGTTGGGCTCCTGTCCTGCTTGTGCTTTTGCCTTTCCTTCATCTTCATGGCCACCTGAAAGAGTCTGCGACTTGCTATGCTCTGTAGAGTCATGGTGGCCACCACCCGTGGGAGCAGAGTCTGGACTGTTGGGGGCAGAGCAGCATAAGTCTGTAGGCACAGGAGAGGCCTGCAGGAGGTTGGGGCTTGTGGCCAGAGGGGCGTGAGACGTTTCTCCTGGGGCTGGGTCAGGTGGCTTGCCGCCTGAATCTTCTCGAAAGGGCTGCTGTGCAGGGGGCTCGGGGCCCTGGTTACAGCCTTTGCTATTTTTCTCCTCGTCCTCTGGGTTATCCCAGGCCTCCTCCCTATCCAGAACCCCGTTGAGCCGGTCCATGACATCACTGAGGGGTTGGCCCACACTATCCATCGAGGTGTCTGTCATCTCAGGGAGCCGTAGGAGGCCTTCTGCCCCATCTTCATCCCCTTCCTCCACAACCTCTGTTCCCGCCCTGCTTCTCCTCAACTCTCCTTCAGCATCAAGATGAATTACAGTGCAATTTAATGAGTCTACATCGTCTGAGCCTTGGAGGCTGTTGTCAATTTCCATGTGCTCAGAGGAGACTGAGttatggatgctgctgctggaatCTGTGGAGCCTTTCCCACGTCGCTTCTTGGCTGGTTTCCGTCGTCTGGCCATCCTGGAAGACCAGAGAGGTTAGCTGTTCTAAATACAATTTGATtaactatacaaataaaatgtgaaccAGCAACAGACGCTGTAGCTACCGTACCTTATGACCTCCAGCTCGTTGTTGGTGCTCTCTGTGTCATCTCCAGCGGTGGTGGCATTGTAGCAGCTGGCCACATGAACCGGCGTAACGTCGGCTGAGGTGTTGGTGGTATTAGTGTCCGAGTCCTCATTGAAGGGGTTGTATCTAAACGTGGGACTGTGTGGAGAAAGATGAGCTACCTTCACCTTGACAGTGCCGGTGGAAAGGACCACTGTGTCGCTGATGACTGTCTGGGGGTCAGAGCCACTGGATCGCGGGCAGCTGGCCTGGTCGGTCAGGTCACCCTCTACCATCAAAACCGACACTGAGTTACCACAAAGGCAGCAATCactcacattttcttttatagtCATAGAAATACACAAAATTTTTGGTACTGTCTCACTGATGCGTTGAGTGACAAACGTAGACAGAAAGTTTAACAATAGAAAGTAATTTCGGAGTTCGAATTTTTAGAGTTGTTTCTATTTATACACATGATggatgatttattttgtctatgTTTTCATCACTAATGAAAAGTTGACCACTGAGACAATTTCACAAAAACTTTGTGTATTTCTTCATCAGCATAGCACATACAAAAATGTTAGGGGCTGCAGTGTTCTTTGTAGTTTATCAGCAGGGTCAGAGAGGCACAAAACGCGATGCGTATGACATCAAGTAGGTACACAGGTAGCAGCTTTCTTTGCAGTGGCACAGGCCTAGGTCAAGCATTACTTCTGTAGCTAGAGGCGGGTCatactaaaaaaatatttgaatatcaTAATTTGCAAGAATCCATACAGGCTTTTGTCATTTAgttactttgtgtttactgagATTCagtttctctgatgctgtttCCACTAACTGTTTTCATTTACAATTATGTCTTCATCAGAACTACAAAAATTGGACAAACTTGGATGATTGTAGTACTTATTCATCTAATAGCATCCGGCCATTTCTATAAGCGAGGGGAATGGACTTTGcttttaacaattatttttatgctcatttaaatttaaaccaTGACATTAATAGTCATTCATAATAAAACAGACATGCATATTACATGTGTATATTCAAGCTCACTGCAAACACATGCTTGagcaaaacacagcaaaaagaTCATTTGCACCCTATGACCTTGAGCAACTATTCTCGATTGTTACCTCGCCTCACACTACAGTTCAGCTGAATCTAGGCCAGTGCCGCGTGTcacacagaaagaagaagacaagacaaaaaaaacgaTACACCAGACACAAagatacacagatacacaattGACTGGAGACAGACTGGAGACAGACTGGAGACAGACTGGATGAGGTGAGTACCAGCTACATCAGGCATTCATCTTGCTGTGGTAAACAATAAGGCAGAGTGAGCATTATGATCATTCCCCTGATGagaaacacatgcacaacaTGACAGATAACAGTTCCATGTACCCACCCAACACCGAATTCCCAAATGACCCAAAGTTACCAGTCAGCTTACTGTGTATGATGATGCCGTATATTTCTGTTCAATGACTAGTTAACTTTGATGATCCTAAATTCTTTGTTGAGCACCTTGAGCAGGATATGGTGAGATAAACTGTAATACAAGTCCATGAAACTCACAtagatatattatttttttcagttagaATTTAAAGTGGGTAGGGTTAcgataagataagataaagtTACATTCTCTTATCATGTTAAACATAAAGATTTGTTTGTACAATTATAAACTAAGCCTCTGGCTACCTATTTTTGTTTATCAAATCCAGTTGCGTAACAATCATAACTACATATCACCTAATTCAAAGTCCACCAAATATAGTCACTAAAAAATTGTAGTCATGTGCCACAGAGCTTTAGATTGAAACCCACATGCCTTCCAACTGAATCCGGTCTCTTCAAAATGAGGGCATTTTTATCCATGTCCCTTTGACCATGCTTGGTTTCATGTCCTCAGatcagcagtgttttgttttttttaccagttaGCTGTATTTTGCATATTAACATGTGTATTTACTGGCTAGAGCACCCAGCATGCATTAAGCCCAAAGTGTGGGATAGCCATGCCAAAtagaagggagggagagaggatggaAGAGCAGGAAGGGGAGGGGTTGACCAATGTCCCACCTTCCCAGTCTGCACTTGGCATTGACTGCAACACGGGGAAGATGTCACCGAAATCATAATCTAAAAAAAGGAGGGATAACATTCAACATtagagagagatggagtggAGACAATAGAGAGGAGGTTGAGACATggtacagaaacagaaatggcATCACATGTggtgtatgaaaaaaaaaaaaacagaatcgATAGGAAAAAATAGACTGTGGGAACTAAAACAGGGGAACTGCCTCAAAACTTGTTGAACAGCGATGGGGCAAGCATTCACTCAGCGCTGCAATCACCAATGAGAACATTCTGTAACCATCAGCCTCTGCAAACATAATGCATTTGATAAAATGCACTTTGGTGTCTTTGAGTCACAAGTGCCTGGCAAAGATCAATCTAACCTCTGGTTCAACATGCCATTAGCTTGACATCACCATATGAATTTGCGCCAAAGCATATGAGTGTGTACTTGCACTTCTGCTGGGCCTGATCGCATCATAAACCCAAAAATAAAGGCTGACATTCTCAGCATATTGAATCAGCAGGAGAGTCACATCACAATTACTCCATATAATAAGTGTCCAGATTAGAGCCATTTCAAGACAAAGCAGCCCATAGAATCCATAATGTAGATGGGGGGCGACGCTGGCTGGCCAATAATACTGGTAAGGTAAAACAAGGATCAGATAAAACAGGGGTTAGAGTAAACCAGTACACCTTACCTTCACTTGAGGGAGCTATGGCACTGTCATCCCACTCCAGGTTGGTGGAGGTGAGGGAGGTGAAGGAGTGCAGGGACAAGCTGTCTGAGCTTGGCAGCCTTTCCTCAAAGTCCAGCAGGTTCTGGGGTTTGTAGTATTCTGGCATGTAAGGGGCCACGTCCAGATAGGGCACATCCTGAGCCAGCAGGACACAACAGGAATGTTAGAGACATGTTACTAACTGAGCATTTGTGTTGATATTGGGATGAAAATTATGCTAACCAGTTCCAGATCAAAGCGAATGAACTCCAGGCCTGACACCAGTGTGAGGAAGAGCGTGAGGTGGTCATGGCTGCAGACCAGTGCATTcctaaaagagaaagaaatcagTTGACTTCATGTGAGTGACCACAAAATCACTtgaacaatgtttaaaaaactgCTAGGGAAGATGAGGCATTATATCAATTTATTCTCCAGcctaacaaaaacagaaagtaatTCCTGGGATGCACTTAAATTTAAACATGTTAGCATCAATTTAGGAGAGTGTCTGAGGATGgatctctattttttttttaaggtaatCAAGGTCAGACTACTGAACGACTTACTTGAAATAATACTTCTGTAGTAATCCTTGGTTCTCCTGGAAGAGCCGCAGATAGCTCTCTAAAGAGCTCTCACTCAATGCCAGGTACAACCATGCCCGACCTACACAGAGaagtaaaaaaatgtataagtATATAACCCATTGAAGGAGGAATGGTGCTTTACTCCCCAAGTACtctacatgtgagtgtgtttgactgtgaaagagagagatgtctCACTTCGACCAAGATTGGTTGCTATGTGCTGAAGCTCATCTATCTGGCGGACAGCTTCTCTCCTGGTGAAATGAAGCACCAGCACCCAGTAGCCTGAAGAGATGTCCTGCAGCCTGCAATgcagaaaacagtcaaaaatatcatGTGCATGAGGTACAAAGGAGACAGGGGAGGGTAGTGACAGAAGAGAACTCAATTTACACAGAAATTTGACAGCAATATCCTTTGAAGTATTCACACCTAGAACAATTCTTTGTAGCTTGagtttaaaaactgttaaaattgCCTAAAAAGCACGTATTGTGAGAGTTAACATGGAGAGCTGTGAGGCTTGTTCATATGtgccaaaaaacacaagaataaTAGGATTTATAAAAAGGAATGCATGCATGactgatataaataaatcagattaCTGTTCGCAGTATgcacatttcctgttttgtacATTTCCGTGTGCATTGACACACTTTTATAAATATGCTGTGACTTCCAGTTAAGCCTCTTACCCATACAGCAGAGCGTGGTCAAGGTGTTCACAGAGACGCTGCAGGACGCGGTCGTGATTTCGGATGGCTGGAGTCTCATCTTCACAGGCTGCAAAGTAACTCTGCAACTATAGAGAGACAtgattt
This window of the Thunnus albacares chromosome 5, fThuAlb1.1, whole genome shotgun sequence genome carries:
- the plekhm2 gene encoding pleckstrin homology domain-containing family M member 2, translating into MDQLKVKDRILENISLSVKKLQSYFAACEDETPAIRNHDRVLQRLCEHLDHALLYGLQDISSGYWVLVLHFTRREAVRQIDELQHIATNLGRSRAWLYLALSESSLESYLRLFQENQGLLQKYYFKNALVCSHDHLTLFLTLVSGLEFIRFDLELDVPYLDVAPYMPEYYKPQNLLDFEERLPSSDSLSLHSFTSLTSTNLEWDDSAIAPSSEDYDFGDIFPVLQSMPSADWEEGDLTDQASCPRSSGSDPQTVISDTVVLSTGTVKVKVAHLSPHSPTFRYNPFNEDSDTNTTNTSADVTPVHVASCYNATTAGDDTESTNNELEVIRMARRRKPAKKRRGKGSTDSSSSIHNSVSSEHMEIDNSLQGSDDVDSLNCTVIHLDAEGELRRSRAGTEVVEEGDEDGAEGLLRLPEMTDTSMDSVGQPLSDVMDRLNGVLDREEAWDNPEDEEKNSKGCNQGPEPPAQQPFREDSGGKPPDPAPGETSHAPLATSPNLLQASPVPTDLCCSAPNSPDSAPTGGGHHDSTEHSKSQTLSGGHEDEGKAKAQAGQEPNMKNGEQEVQEGEETDKNEFTAEEAEEQLQEEKLSPSESSHPAEFKVDNNHLLLLMIHVFRENEEQLFKMARMSTGHMEGDLQPLYLLLTDCYIYLLRKGAAEKPYTVEDAVSYNELDYLSVGLDQQTVTVVCTNRRRKFLLDTADASLTVWFLSILKSAMVKGCREPPYPSVLTDATMEKLALTKFISQESHCEVYEVSIQLYSLVHWEDPMDMTLSPQGVPPSSRLPSSAKEGIVHYRAGTTYLGKELWKSCYLVLSNGILYLYAERTDVTPLLSVTMRGEHCGGCRRSNSTERPHAFQVILTERPPLELSANDEQDMADWMLLLCQSVSKGVIPQGVAPTPCIPCCLVVTDRKLLTCHQDCQTSFFRSLGSADICDVIAVSLEADKEYCVIEFAADRSQYLPPWVLYFSGCEERDRLLEVLDNTWKAIFQVDLPHNEVSDPSVQKRCGEALALMKSAWQRADSLARGRAQREPWC